From one Acidobacteriota bacterium genomic stretch:
- a CDS encoding FAD-dependent thymidylate synthase codes for MRLASPEPEVRLVAAFDRPFDGAVAAARTCYASQGIVTVEQVAGDLAEDPAQRRQAIERRDALATDIYRAGHHTVFQHAHFSFTIDRVSRHALWAFFHAHPFYNSEQVSQRYVKVRPDTFLVPSLPPEQKALYTGALEHAQEAYRALREKLEPVAAAAFFDVFPARGRQPRRWRKEIRRLAQEAARYVLPVATWARLYHTISALTLLRYRRAARQSEIPAEVGMIVERMVAAVVRWDPNYEKILEPALETSPLPAHLSGDTAELNDPRRAAAFRAEFDADLGNRASRLVGYSADAEGVVARAVREVLGRSRADLSDEAALELVADPAANPVLGETLNLTTLAPLSRCLHHAHYTFRKRLSHSADSQDQRHRMTPGSRPLLLAHLGEEPDVTCPSLIAGEPSCRTLFDEAMARTWQAIGRLRRSGAPTQALAYLLPNAVNVRFTESGDYLALRHKHAMRLCYNAQEEIWRASRDEALQVREVHPVLGRFLLPPCSIRDRCGQRPVCPEGKRYCGVRVWTQDVAEYDRSI; via the coding sequence GTGCGGCTTGCAAGTCCCGAGCCGGAGGTTCGGCTGGTCGCCGCTTTCGACCGGCCCTTCGACGGGGCGGTAGCCGCCGCGCGGACCTGCTATGCCTCCCAGGGCATCGTGACGGTCGAGCAAGTGGCCGGCGATCTCGCCGAAGACCCCGCCCAGCGCCGGCAGGCCATCGAGCGACGGGACGCCCTGGCCACCGACATCTACCGGGCGGGGCACCATACGGTCTTCCAGCACGCCCACTTCAGCTTCACCATCGACCGGGTCTCGCGCCACGCCTTGTGGGCCTTCTTCCATGCCCATCCGTTCTACAACTCCGAGCAGGTCTCCCAGCGTTACGTCAAGGTGCGGCCCGACACGTTCCTCGTGCCGAGCCTGCCGCCGGAACAGAAGGCCCTCTACACCGGGGCCCTCGAGCACGCCCAGGAAGCCTACCGGGCCCTGCGGGAAAAGCTCGAGCCGGTCGCCGCCGCGGCCTTTTTCGACGTCTTCCCGGCCCGCGGGCGTCAGCCCCGACGCTGGCGGAAGGAAATCCGCCGCCTCGCCCAGGAGGCCGCGCGCTACGTCTTGCCGGTGGCGACCTGGGCCCGGCTCTACCACACCATCTCGGCCTTGACGCTGCTGCGCTATCGCCGGGCCGCCCGCCAGAGCGAAATTCCCGCGGAAGTCGGCATGATCGTCGAGCGCATGGTGGCTGCGGTGGTGCGATGGGATCCGAACTACGAGAAAATTCTCGAACCGGCCCTCGAGACGTCCCCCCTGCCGGCGCACCTGTCCGGCGACACCGCGGAACTGAACGACCCCCGCCGCGCAGCGGCCTTCCGCGCCGAGTTCGATGCCGACCTGGGGAACCGCGCTTCACGGCTGGTGGGTTACTCGGCGGACGCCGAAGGCGTCGTGGCACGCGCCGTACGGGAGGTGCTGGGCCGGAGCCGGGCCGACCTGAGCGACGAGGCGGCGCTCGAACTGGTCGCCGACCCGGCCGCCAATCCGGTACTGGGAGAGACCCTGAACCTGACCACCCTCGCTCCCCTGTCCCGCTGCCTGCACCACGCCCACTACACGTTTCGCAAGCGCCTGTCCCACAGCGCCGACTCCCAGGATCAGCGCCATCGCATGACTCCCGGCTCCCGCCCGCTGCTCCTCGCCCACCTGGGGGAAGAACCCGACGTGACATGTCCCTCGCTGATCGCCGGTGAACCCTCGTGCCGCACTCTCTTCGACGAGGCCATGGCGCGCACCTGGCAGGCGATCGGGCGTTTGCGCCGCTCCGGGGCCCCGACCCAAGCGCTGGCCTACCTGCTGCCCAATGCCGTCAACGTGCGCTTCACCGAGTCCGGGGACTACCTGGCCCTGCGTCACAAGCACGCCATGCGCCTGTGCTACAACGCCCAGGAAGAAATCTGGCGCGCCAGCCGGGACGAGGCCTTGCAGGTACGGGAGGTCCATCCCGTGCTGGGCCGCTTCCTGCTGCCCCCGTGCTCGATCCGTGACCGATGCGGCCAGCGCCCCGTCTGTCCCGAAGGCAAGCGTTATTGCGGTGTGCGGGTCTGGACCCAAGACGTGGCGGAGTACGACAGGAGCATCTGA
- a CDS encoding ABC transporter ATP-binding protein, whose protein sequence is MREAMIEVQNLRKEYGDLVAVSDISLEVRAGTVFGLLGPNGAGKSTTLSCICSLIPPTSGEIRIAGHDIRRDTVAARRHLGFVPQDLALYEDLSAAENLRYWGSAYGLRGGRLEQRLHQVLEQVGLTDRAKEPVKRFSGGMKRRLNFACGLVHEPKVLLLDEPTVGVDPQSRVRLLELVRRQADMGTAVLYTTHYMEEAQDLCDRLAIIDHGSIVAEGDLAQLQAMLGEKDLVRLSGRFDPAAVAAAMKSIDGLDCVQLESDSLVLALPRAGSALPRIFEAAAHAGAEIRETTISRPSLETLFIKLTGRELRE, encoded by the coding sequence ATGCGCGAGGCCATGATCGAGGTACAGAACCTGCGCAAGGAGTACGGGGACCTGGTGGCCGTGTCGGACATCAGCCTGGAAGTCCGCGCAGGCACTGTATTCGGTCTTCTGGGGCCCAATGGCGCGGGCAAATCCACCACCCTCTCCTGCATCTGTTCGCTGATCCCGCCGACCTCCGGAGAGATACGGATCGCGGGCCACGACATACGCCGCGACACCGTCGCCGCCCGCCGCCACCTCGGCTTCGTTCCCCAGGACCTGGCGCTCTACGAAGATCTCAGCGCCGCGGAGAATCTCCGCTACTGGGGCTCGGCCTACGGCCTGCGGGGCGGTCGCCTCGAACAACGCCTGCACCAGGTGCTCGAGCAGGTCGGCCTGACCGATCGCGCCAAAGAGCCGGTCAAGCGTTTCAGCGGCGGCATGAAGCGCCGCCTGAACTTCGCCTGCGGGCTGGTGCACGAACCGAAAGTGCTGCTGCTCGACGAGCCCACGGTTGGGGTCGATCCCCAGAGCCGTGTGCGGCTGTTGGAGCTGGTCCGCCGTCAAGCCGACATGGGCACCGCCGTGCTCTACACCACCCACTACATGGAAGAGGCCCAGGATCTGTGCGACCGGCTGGCGATCATCGATCACGGATCGATCGTCGCCGAGGGAGACCTCGCCCAGCTCCAGGCGATGCTCGGCGAAAAGGACCTGGTGCGCCTGAGCGGTCGCTTCGATCCGGCGGCCGTCGCCGCGGCCATGAAAAGCATCGACGGATTGGATTGCGTACAACTCGAAAGCGACAGCCTGGTCCTGGCGCTGCCCCGCGCGGGAAGCGCCCTGCCCCGCATTTTCGAGGCGGCCGCCCACGCCGGGGCCGAGATCAGGGAAACGACCATTTCCCGCCCCAGCCTGGAGACCCTGTTCATCAAGCTCACGGGCCGGGAACTGCGGGAGTGA
- a CDS encoding ABC transporter permease yields the protein MRFAWITALKELRRRLRDPVTFLLWLAIPLLVCLLLGLAFGSRGGTAPGPRVHLLIADEDAGFVSGLLVGAFSQEPLGALFRVEKVESPEGRRRLDRGAASALLIIPPGFGQALLERRPARLQLVKNPAQHILPEIAEQTLEILADGTFYLQEIFAGPLERIRSAQAVGGEDISDQEVAAVAIAVRRALHGAGRYLFPPALEVAVTRPVTGSTAQQDDRFTSIGALFLPGMIFMGLFFTAQSLSEEIWLERSQGTLARLAASPRSLLAVLGGKLFAAFVVLGLLATGALVGGGLLFDLPASRMPLAAAWSALGAVALVAALTLLQLYAPNARAGSLLSTLLGFPLLLAGGSFFPLEVMPPFLAAAGRLTPNGWALGRLVEILHGRQTPGGMLPAAGAVALATLALLLAAWRRARVVAGRP from the coding sequence GTGAGATTCGCCTGGATCACGGCACTCAAAGAGTTGCGGCGCCGCTTGCGCGACCCTGTCACCTTTCTGCTCTGGCTGGCGATCCCCCTGCTGGTCTGCCTGCTGCTGGGCCTGGCCTTCGGATCCCGGGGGGGGACGGCCCCGGGACCCCGGGTGCATCTCCTGATCGCCGATGAAGACGCCGGTTTCGTCAGCGGCCTGCTCGTCGGCGCGTTCTCCCAAGAGCCGCTGGGTGCACTCTTTCGGGTCGAAAAAGTGGAGAGTCCGGAAGGCCGCCGCCGGCTCGACCGGGGCGCGGCCTCGGCCCTGCTGATCATCCCCCCGGGCTTTGGGCAGGCCCTGCTCGAACGCCGTCCGGCCCGCCTGCAGCTCGTCAAGAACCCGGCCCAGCACATCCTCCCCGAAATCGCCGAGCAGACCCTCGAGATCCTCGCCGACGGCACCTTCTATCTCCAGGAGATCTTCGCCGGACCTCTCGAAAGGATCCGTTCGGCCCAGGCCGTCGGCGGGGAGGACATCTCGGACCAGGAGGTGGCTGCCGTCGCCATTGCGGTCCGCCGCGCTCTCCACGGCGCCGGGCGCTATCTCTTCCCCCCGGCCCTGGAAGTGGCGGTCACCCGGCCCGTCACCGGGTCGACAGCGCAGCAGGACGATCGCTTCACCTCGATCGGCGCCCTCTTCCTGCCGGGCATGATCTTCATGGGGCTGTTTTTCACCGCCCAGTCCCTCAGCGAGGAGATCTGGCTCGAACGCAGCCAGGGCACCCTCGCACGCCTCGCCGCGTCACCCCGCAGCCTGCTCGCCGTGTTGGGCGGCAAACTCTTCGCCGCCTTCGTGGTGCTGGGCCTGCTGGCCACCGGCGCCCTGGTCGGCGGCGGACTGCTCTTCGACCTGCCGGCCTCCCGCATGCCCCTGGCCGCCGCCTGGTCGGCTCTCGGCGCGGTGGCCCTCGTCGCCGCCCTCACGCTGCTTCAACTCTATGCACCCAACGCCCGCGCCGGCTCGCTGCTCAGCACGCTGCTGGGTTTCCCCCTGCTCCTGGCTGGAGGCAGTTTCTTCCCCCTCGAAGTCATGCCCCCGTTCCTCGCCGCCGCGGGACGACTGACCCCCAACGGCTGGGCTCTCGGACGACTGGTGGAGATCCTGCACGGCAGGCAGACCCCCGGCGGCATGCTGCCGGCGGCGGGAGCGGTCGCGCTGGCCACCCTGGCGCTGCTGCTCGCCGCCTGGCGGCGAGCCCGGGTCGTGGCGGGGAGGCCGTGA
- a CDS encoding ABC transporter permease — protein sequence MLRLAVFIARKDLLLMLRRRETIVWTFIMPIVFFYFIGSITGGFGGSDEARPPRLAVTMEAGAGFLAGEIITRLEEQGFEITTPRPGQTPARSLTLPGRLTERVLSGETVRLEVIDRTDRPLEGMDIQVRAMRAVYTTLADLALAAGGGDGRPTAEDLRQRRQRQRTITLEVTTAGRRREPPSGFAQAVPGTLVMFTLLVTLTSGAVLLVLEREQGLLRRLACAPISRGGVIAGKVGGKWLLALVQVGFALLAGRFLFGYHWGAALPALLAVLVLWSAFCACCGVCLGCVARSRGQAIGLGVLTANLLAAIGGCWWPIEITPAWMQRLSLLLPTGWAMDAFHRLVSFGDPPAAILPHLAALAVATVAVGHLATRLFRYE from the coding sequence ATGCTGCGCCTGGCAGTCTTCATCGCCCGCAAGGATCTGCTGCTGATGCTGCGCCGACGAGAGACGATCGTCTGGACCTTCATCATGCCGATCGTCTTCTTCTATTTCATCGGCTCGATCACCGGCGGTTTCGGCGGCAGCGACGAGGCGCGACCACCCCGGTTGGCCGTGACCATGGAAGCCGGCGCCGGTTTTCTCGCCGGGGAGATCATCACCCGCCTCGAAGAGCAGGGTTTCGAAATCACGACACCCCGGCCGGGCCAGACCCCCGCGCGGAGTCTCACGCTTCCCGGCCGCCTGACCGAGCGAGTGCTTTCCGGCGAGACCGTCCGCCTGGAAGTGATCGACCGGACGGACCGTCCCCTCGAGGGCATGGACATCCAGGTGCGGGCGATGCGCGCGGTCTACACGACCCTGGCCGACCTGGCCCTGGCCGCCGGCGGGGGGGACGGGCGGCCCACCGCCGAAGATCTCCGGCAGCGGCGACAACGACAGCGCACCATCACCCTCGAGGTGACCACAGCCGGCCGGCGCCGCGAACCGCCCAGTGGCTTCGCCCAGGCGGTCCCCGGAACCCTGGTGATGTTCACGCTGCTGGTGACCCTGACCAGCGGTGCGGTGCTGCTGGTCCTCGAAAGGGAACAGGGCCTGCTGCGCCGACTGGCCTGCGCGCCGATCTCCCGTGGCGGCGTGATCGCCGGCAAGGTGGGCGGCAAGTGGCTGCTGGCCCTGGTCCAGGTGGGCTTTGCCCTGCTGGCGGGGCGGTTCCTCTTCGGCTACCACTGGGGCGCCGCGCTGCCGGCCCTGCTCGCGGTCCTGGTGCTCTGGTCGGCGTTTTGCGCCTGCTGCGGCGTGTGCCTCGGGTGCGTGGCCCGGTCGAGGGGGCAGGCCATCGGCCTGGGAGTCCTGACGGCCAACCTGCTGGCCGCCATCGGCGGCTGCTGGTGGCCGATCGAGATCACCCCGGCCTGGATGCAGCGGCTCTCGCTGCTCCTGCCCACGGGCTGGGCGATGGACGCCTTTCACCGCCTGGTGAGTTTCGGCGATCCGCCGGCGGCGATCCTGCCCCACCTGGCGGCCCTCGCCGTGGCCACGGTGGCCGTGGGCCATCTCGCCACAAGACTGTTCCGCTACGAGTGA
- a CDS encoding DsbA family protein has product MNLPSRTTAPLHVTFTFDFADPFAYLVSKLVPRACREAEAALTLEPVHARRLGAAGGVPPKPWPAVEAAAARLGMEVRVPRRYPFDSARLLETCLFIKDRSGQEAMAAVTDSLWEAIWVLGEDPESRQTAIRAGRSVAVPEPALEKALADSRMPAMLERVTRRAADRGVDAVPAIRLDAGLFVGFEAVLDGVARLGGSLPTGKGGAREGPGDDDDPAVPDWTFSG; this is encoded by the coding sequence GTGAATCTCCCCAGCCGCACCACCGCGCCGCTGCACGTGACCTTCACTTTCGATTTCGCGGATCCCTTCGCCTACCTGGTCTCGAAGCTCGTGCCGCGAGCCTGCCGCGAGGCCGAAGCGGCCCTGACCCTCGAGCCCGTTCATGCCCGGCGTCTGGGCGCCGCGGGCGGAGTGCCGCCGAAACCCTGGCCGGCGGTCGAGGCTGCGGCGGCGCGGCTGGGCATGGAAGTGCGGGTTCCCCGGCGTTATCCCTTCGACAGTGCGCGACTGCTCGAGACCTGCCTGTTCATCAAGGACCGCTCCGGGCAGGAGGCGATGGCGGCGGTGACCGACAGCCTCTGGGAGGCGATCTGGGTTTTGGGGGAGGATCCCGAGTCCCGACAGACGGCGATCCGCGCCGGGCGCTCGGTGGCGGTGCCCGAGCCTGCCCTCGAGAAGGCCCTGGCGGACTCCCGCATGCCGGCCATGCTCGAGCGCGTCACCCGGCGGGCGGCGGATCGCGGTGTCGACGCCGTCCCCGCGATTCGGCTGGATGCGGGCCTGTTCGTGGGCTTCGAGGCCGTTCTCGACGGGGTGGCTCGACTCGGCGGCTCCCTGCCGACGGGGAAGGGCGGGGCGCGGGAAGGCCCGGGTGACGACGACGATCCCGCGGTGCCGGACTGGACCTTTTCCGGCTGA
- a CDS encoding lysophospholipid acyltransferase family protein produces MWLYNLNRWLLPAGRLVFALEKRGEDLPARDQPVLIAANHSSFLDPWVVGSVDPQREIHFLINERWYRRSRLWTALFDAWGVLPASSRSPWETIERVVAALGRGQSVGIFPEGRISEDGKIGRGRPGIAWMAALSGCPVVPCGLRGIFEALPKGRLLPRRHRVSIHVGRPLYFSAKAVRDPERGQLHDFAGKVMTTICTLAGQEDRVAAALPLDAQADAPGPRKI; encoded by the coding sequence ATGTGGCTTTACAACCTCAACCGCTGGCTGCTCCCCGCCGGGCGCCTGGTCTTCGCCCTCGAGAAGCGCGGGGAGGATCTGCCGGCCAGGGACCAGCCGGTGCTCATCGCCGCCAACCACTCGTCGTTTCTCGATCCCTGGGTTGTCGGCTCGGTGGATCCGCAGCGCGAGATCCACTTTCTGATCAACGAACGCTGGTATCGGCGCTCGCGGCTCTGGACGGCCCTCTTCGATGCCTGGGGCGTGCTCCCCGCCTCTTCCCGCTCGCCGTGGGAGACCATCGAGCGGGTGGTCGCGGCCCTGGGTCGGGGCCAGAGCGTGGGCATCTTTCCCGAGGGCCGCATCAGCGAAGACGGGAAGATCGGCCGCGGCCGCCCGGGCATCGCCTGGATGGCGGCCCTCTCCGGCTGCCCGGTCGTGCCCTGCGGACTGCGAGGGATTTTCGAGGCGCTTCCCAAGGGCCGTCTGCTGCCCCGACGTCACCGGGTGAGCATTCACGTGGGTCGGCCGCTGTACTTCTCCGCAAAGGCCGTCAGAGACCCTGAACGGGGGCAGTTGCATGACTTCGCGGGCAAGGTCATGACCACGATCTGCACCCTGGCCGGCCAGGAGGACCGGGTGGCCGCCGCCCTGCCCCTCGACGCCCAGGCGGACGCCCCCGGCCCCCGAAAGATATGA